Proteins encoded by one window of Brassica rapa cultivar Chiifu-401-42 unplaced genomic scaffold, CAAS_Brap_v3.01 Scaffold0861, whole genome shotgun sequence:
- the LOC117131114 gene encoding uncharacterized protein LOC117131114 isoform X2, translating into MAELRMTHRHATEDELQQLRDNGFAVWLRSYVNDGLARGFVFDDWIREFVQGPNYVVKSYPKFCTRGYAFTRKGHSKTTYDAGVSSSSGDDVYYDNIKEILEIQFPGMVGLRCVVFYCDWYDTTPDRGVKIDAFGVTSVHSRRKLQYYDPFILGSQADQVCYISYPRVTYRDDPWVTVTQINPRGRVDGTSDDDEPLQPESTSNAQTVEDLANVELVEDLTEFGLDAFVHSEPEAEVGEFDEDSEDSDWFFFFFSIGPSEIPRKIPTR; encoded by the exons ATGGCGGAGTTGCGTATGACTCACAGGCATGCAACAGAAGATGAGCTTCAACAACTTAGAGATAACGGATTTGCTGTGTGGCTTCGTAGTTAT gtgaatgatggtttggccagaggtttTGTGTTCGATGATTGGATACGCGAATTTGTGCAGGGACCAAACTATGTGGTCAaatcatatccaaaattttgtacgcgaggatatgcattcacaaggAAAGGTCATTCTAAGACAACATATGATGCTggtgtttcatcttcttccgGTGACGATGTCTACTACGACAACATAAAAGAAATATTGGAAATCCAATTTCCTGGAATGGTTGGATTGCGTTGTGTAGTATTCTATTGTGATTGGTATGACACCACCCCAGATAGAGGAGTGAAGATTGATGcgtttggtgttacatcagttcATTCGCGGCGGAAACTTCAATACTATGATCCCTTCATTCTTGGTTCGCAAGCTGATCAG GTGTGTTACATCAGTTACCCTCGGGTGACgtacagagatgatccatgggtcaCTGTAACGCAAATCAACCCAAGAGGACGAGTGGATGGAacttctgatgatgatgaaccaTTGCAACCAGAGTCTACCAGCAACGCCCAGACAGTTGAAGATTTGGCAAATGTTGAACTCGTTGAGGATTTGACTGAGTTTGGACTTGATGCTTTTGTACATTCGGAGCCAGAAGCTGAGGTTGGGGAGTTTGATGAAGATTCAGAAGATTCggattggttttttttttttttttctattggtCCGTCGGAAATCCCTCGCAAAATACCGACGAGATAG
- the LOC117131114 gene encoding uncharacterized protein LOC117131114 isoform X1, which translates to MSLGAYYRSWMDKPHLDPNTNLLTEEYVQGIGEFMRLVQQQPDAKSGMLRCPCSTCNNNKVIKEFDVWTHLYMKGFSRNYKVWYLHGETGYEYGSTSEPQPVSELQPVSELQPDIRLEEPRTDIDYGVGTEQMVHDHYRGEEPNPESRRFFDMLDAGKQPLYQNCRDGHSVLSSATRLMGIKTDYNLAEECMDAITDFVKGILPEDNLAPGSYYEVQKLVAGLQLPYEVIDVCIDNCMIYWRADETRNVCKFCGKPRYQETRGRVPIPFKRMWYLPLTERLKRLYQCERTAKAMRWHAEHSINGEIRHPSDAKAWKHFQSTYPEFAEERRNVYLGLSTDGFSPFGKHGRQYSLWPVIVTPYNLPPSLCMRREFLFLSILVPGPDHPKISLDVFLQPLIYELQQLWAHGFETYDVSCKENFQMRAVLMWTISDFPVYGMLSGWTTHGRLSCPYCQDDTDAFQLKNGRKTCWFDCHRRFLPPDHPYRRSKTSFTKNKQVFDGPPEEVSGEDLLKQFRDFDADRTPDVGGHENIRVSAVGELHNWHKKSIFWDLPYWKTHLLRHNLDVMHIEKNFFDNLMNTVLNIQGKTKDNLKSRLDLVDICDRSELHVDENGTAPFPIYRLDGARKEEFFDWITDKVKFPDGYASNLGNCVDRSEGKFSGLKSHDCHVIMQRLLPFAFSALLPRNVHEAIAGISVFFRDLCSRVVTEEGINNLKTNAPVSMCNLEKIFPPSFFDVMEHLAIHLARELELGGPVQYRWMYIFERYMHHLKKMVKNQSRVEGSIVAQVINEETAIFAENYFPPEVHTKHRRPARHDDRGGESNISCYCPKHVQGNRTT; encoded by the coding sequence ATGTCTTTAGGAGCTTATTATCGTTCGTGGATGGAtaaacctcatttggatccaAACACCaatttgcttacggaagaatacgttCAAGGGATTGGAGAATTCATGAGGCTTGTTCAACAGCAACCGGATGCAAAAagtggtatgttaagatgtccctgCTCTACTTGCAATAATAATaaggttataaaagaatttgatgtttggactcatttgtATATGAAAGGGTTTTCACGTAATTATAAAGTTTGGTACCTTCATGGGGAAACTGGTTATGaatatggtagtactagcgaacctcagcctgtTAGTGAACTTCAGCCTGTTAGTGAACTTCAGCCTGATATTAGGTTAGAAGAACCTAGAACGGATATAGAttatggtgtaggtactgagcagatggtacatGATCATTATAGAGGGGAAGAACCAAATCCCGAATCTAGGAGATTTTTTGATATGTTAGATGCAGGAAAACAACCTTTGTATCAAAATtgtagagatggtcattcagtcTTATCATCTGCAACTAGATTAATGGGTATTAAGACAgactataatttggctgaagaatgTATGGATGCGATTACTGATTTTGTCAAAGGTATTCTACCTGAGGATAACCTTGCACCGggttcatactacgaggttcagaaacttgtAGCCGGTCTTCAACTACCGTACGAAGTGATAGATGTATGTattgacaactgcatgatctactggaGAGCGGATGAGACACGAAAtgtatgcaaattttgtgggaaaccTCGTTATCAGGAGACGAGGGGAAGAGTTCCGATCCCGTTCAAaagaatgtggtatttgcctttgacggaaagattGAAGAGGTTGTATCAGTGTGAGCGCACAGCAAaagcaatgagatggcatgcagaGCATTCCATAAATGGTGAGattagacatccttcagatgcgaAGGCTTGGAAACATTTCCAGTCAACATATCCAGAATTTGCggaagagagaagaaatgtttatcttggattatctactgatggtttcagcccgtttggaaagcatggaagacagtattctctatggccagttaTCGTGACCCCTTACAACTTACCGCCGAGCTTGTgcatgcgacgagagtttttgtttctctcaatTCTCGTCCCCGGTCCAGATCATCCTAAAATATCACTAGATGTGTTTCTTCAACCActgatatatgagttgcaacaactatgggcgcATGGATTTgagacatacgatgtttcgtgcaaagaaaactttcagatgcgggcagtacttatgtggacaataagtgactttccagtatatggtatgttatctggatggacaacacatgggaggctatcatgtccatattgtcaagatgacacagatgctttccaactaaagaacggaaggaaaacgtgttggtttgactgtcacagacgATTTCTACCACCTGATCATCCATACCGCAGGAGTAAGACttcgtttacgaagaacaagcagGTGTTTGATGGTCCACCTGAGGAAGTTAGTGGAGAAGATTTGTTGAAGCAGTTTAGGGATTTTGATGCAGATAGGACGCCAGATGTAGGTGGACATGAAAACATTCGAGTCAGTGCGGTTGGAGagctacataactggcacaaaaagagTATTTTCTGGGATCTGCCATATTGGAAGACTCATCTATTgcggcataatttagatgtcatgcatattgagaagaacttctTCGACAATCTGATGAACACAGTCCTTAACATCCAAGGTAAAAcgaaggataatttgaagtcaaggttggatttagtcgatatctGTGATCGTTCTGAACTTCACGTTGATGAGAACGGTACGGCCCCTTTTCCCATTTATCGGCTGGATGGTGCTAGAAAAGAagagttctttgattggattacaGATAAAGTGAAATTTCCTGACGGATATGCATCAAATTTGGGGAACTGCGTTGATAGAAGCGAAGGAAAGTTTAGTGGcttgaagagtcatgattgtcatgtaatTATGCAGCGCCTCCTCCCGTTTGCTTTTTCAGCATTATTGCCAcgtaatgttcatgaagcaattgcagggataagtgttTTCTTCCGCGACTTATGCAGCAGAGTAGTGACTGAAGAGGGTATTAATAATTTGAAGACAAACGCACCAGTCAGCatgtgcaaccttgagaagatatttcctccatcATTCTTTGATGTAATGGAACATCTTGCTATTCATCTCgcaagagaattggaacttggtggtcctgtgcagtacaGATGGATGTATATTTTTGAGCGTTATATGCATCATCTGAAGAAGATGGTCAAAAATCAAAGCAGGGTGGAAGGATCTATAGTGGCACAggtgatcaatgaagaaactgcaATCTTTGCTGAAAATTATTTTCCACCAGAAGTGCATACAAAACACCGAAGACCAGCTCGGCATGATGACAGAGGGGGAGAGAGCAACATATCATGTTACTGTCCCAAGCATGTTCAAGGAAATAGGACGACTTAG